Part of the Oncorhynchus mykiss isolate Arlee chromosome 12, USDA_OmykA_1.1, whole genome shotgun sequence genome, tcagatttgtaggcctccttgctcgcacacgctttttcagttctgccgacaaatattctatgggattgaggtcagggcgttgtgatagccactccaataccttgactttgttatccttaaaccattttgccacaactttggaagtatgcttgggtcattgtccatttggaagacccatttgcgaccaagcttcaacttcctgactgatgtcttgagatgttgcttcaatatatccacataattttcctccctcatgatgccatttagtttgtgaagtgcaccagtcccccctgcagcaaagcacccccacaacatgatgctgccacccccgggcttcacggttgggatggtgttcttcggcttgcaaatctcccccttttacctccaaacataacgacataagacagaacgcgtctccttcctgagtggtatgatggctgcgtggtcccatggtgtttattcttgcgtactattgtttgtaaagatgaacgtggtacattcaggcgtttggaatttgtcccaaggatgaaccagacatgtggaggtctacaattttttttctgaggtcgtggctgatttcttttgattttcccatgatgtcaagcaattaGGAacttagtttgaaggtaggccttgaaatacatccacaggtacacctccaattgactcaaatgatgtcaattaacttatcagaagcttctaaagcagtgacataatgttctgtaattttcctagctgtttaaaaggcacagtcaacttagtgtatgtgaacttctgacccactggaattgtgataaagtgaattataagtgaaataatctgtctgtaaacaattgttggaaaaatgacttgtgtcatgcacaaagtagatgtcctaactgacttgccaaaactatattttgttaacaagaaatttgtggagtggttgaaaaacgagttttaatgactccaacctaagtgtatgtaaacttccgacttcaactgtatgtaacgtaatgacgccacgtaaaatgttgcGCTACACTTGCAACACAgaattcctaacctagcccacaatgtctgcccataatggaattcattgcccttgacaatcaaccgttctctgtcgtagGTGAAGCTGGCTTGCgctgactggtcgagcaccggtacacactaccaagtgcgctatttttcagatgtttccCTACCAGAGTTACACAGCAGTACTGCTATTattcacgacatacatactatggaatgccgtttgggtctttgcgtgtcaaaacaGATAAAGtaagcactgtcaaagctgtataAAAAAGtatgcaaacaagcaaacaccagcCACGCACAGTGTTTACAATAGAGTGTTGGTAATAGAGCATAATTTGTTTGACCGCAatttctggggtagctagctttagcttggtacctagctagcaccaatacaaccagcctgaaaacaatgaccagcagaaactgcagtcattttcattattcttagcaatgatttaggaatccttgtgaggaagtattagctaggttgctaCTTGTTGTTCACCTactgaaattgaacttcagttagctagccagctacttcaaccctgttgcccaaagctaacgttattagtagccagctagcttcatctggctagtgaggctcgaccagaCCGggttgtgttgtgaagctagccacaataaggattaggcacaatagtggaatttgcggtttgccttcaaaataaaagtatgttatTGACAGTGACACAAATGAATCCAAATAGTacaattatgccatacttttattttgaaggctaaatgcaaagtccactattgtgcctaatccttaatgtggctagcttcacatacagtggggcaacaaagtatttagtcagccaccaattgtgcaagttctcccacttaaaaagatgagagaggcctgtaattttcatcaaaggtacacttcaactatgacagacaaaatgagaaaaaaaatccagaaaatcacattgtaggattttttatgaatttatttgcaaattaatggtggaaaataagtatttggtcacctacaaacaagcaagatttctggctctcacagacctgcaacttcttctttaagaggctcctctgtcctctactcgttacctgtattaatggcacctgtttgaacttgttatcagtataaaagacacctgtccacaacctcaaacagtcacactccaaactccactatggccaagaccaaagagctgtcaaaggacaccagaaacaaaactgtagacctgcaccaggctgggaagactgaatctgcaataggtgagcagcttggtttgaagaaatcaactgtgggagcaattattaggaaatggaagacatacaagaccacagataatctccctcgaactggggctccacgcaagatctcaccccggggggtcaaaatgatcacaagaacggtgagcaaaaatcccagaaccacacggggggacctagtgaatgatctgcagagagctgagaccaaagtaacaaagcctaccatcagtaacacactacgccgccagggactcaaatcctgcagtgccagacgtgtccccctgcttaagccagtacatgtccaggcccgtctgaagtttgctagagagcatttggatgatccagaagaagattgggagaatgtcatatggtcagatgaaaccaaaatataacatttttttttgtaaaaactcaactcgtcgtgtttggaggacaaaggatgctgagttgcatccaaagaacaccatacctactgtgaagcatgggggtggaaacatcatgctttggggctgtttttctgcaaagggaccaggacgactgatccgtgtaaaggaaagaatgaatggggccatgtatcgtgagattttgagtgaaacccttcttccatcagcaagggcattgaaaatgaaatgtggctgggtctttcagcatgacaatgatctcaaACACAACGCCcgagcaacgaaggagtggctccgtaagaagcatttcaaggtcctggagtggcctagccagtctccagatctcaagcccatagaacatctttggagggagttgaaagtccgtgtttcccagcaacagccccaaaacatcactgctctagaggagatctgcatggaggaatgggccaaaataccagcaacagtgtgtgaaaaccttgtgaacttacagaaaacgtttgatctctgtgattgccaacaaagggtatataacaaagtattgagataagtatttggtcaataacaaaagtttattttccaccataatttttcctcattttgtctgtcatagttgaagtgtacctatgatgaaaattacaggcctctctcatctttttaagtgggagaacttgcacaattggtggctgactaaatacgtttttgccccgctgtagatgggtccgaccatcattaatcaaataagactgtcttataaattagggttgtTTTCGATGAcacctagctaactatagctactgaaacagatgtcaTTTTCCTATGTTtctggggaagaacattgtttgcatccatgagctagctttTTTAAATTTTAGGACCAGCTCTGTAGGTGCGCAAGACATATTTTtagacacgcaaagacccaaacggcataccatagaaatcctggttgagaatgaaacgactgaagaAATGagcaacgaaacagcacagcaagtaagtgaaagaaataggtttttgattatgttttactgatAATGGGGACATATGTAAACACCAACAAAATAAttgtttggtcagtgtggtgtgtgtgtaaccttgatttaactaggaaagtcggttaaaaacaaattcttatttacaatgagggtcGTCTCACCGTAGGTGTCAGAGTAGATCTTGGCGAAGGAGCCCAGGGTGAAGCAAACACAGTACTGAGAGCTGGCGAAACACACGTTCCCCAGGAGAGGAGACACCACCAGGTTCTCGTCTGTAGAGTAGGTGCTGAGGGAAAGGGGAGAGTGGAGCCACAGTCaatgacacacactggacactataATACAACAGGCTAATCTCAATGCTAGTAGTTTTCACATTCATGGTTTCACTCTGCAATGGAATCGTCTTTACAAATGCTCTGTTTGATACTCGTAGTAATCTCATTTGAAAAAAGTTGATATTTCCTTTCCTCCACACCCCTGTGTCAGCCCCGTAGCCATGGTTACCAAGCCCTCCCCACGTCAGTACCTGAGCATGGCGTTGACCTCGTCCACTATGTGGCGTAGTTTGTAGTAGGCGTCTGTAGGGGGCAGCTTGAGCTCCACGATGAGGCGGTCCACCTTATTGATGCAGATGGTGATGGCCAGACGCTCCTGGACTGCGTGCTTGATCAGACGCTCTGTGTTTAACATCACCTAAAGACAcacaagagggacagagaggcctGGGTTAGGGGAGAAATGGTACAGTTGACTTTCTGGGTCCAGGCCTCAGAGGTGGAAACACAAAAGCCTGCGTCTTTAGGCCAAACACAGAAGCAAAGTCTGATAAGAGAAGTGAGACAAGATAGTGAATCTCTCTGAGGTGAGTGGGGATTTGAGCTAAAAAAAGAAAAAGTAAGAGCACCCACCCCTTCTGCTGCGTCGATGAAAAGCACGATGCCGTCGGAGAGTCGGATGCCTGATGTCACCTCATCCGAAAAGTTGACGTGGCCTGCAGGGACGACAAAGGGTATGAGGTCCCGCTCTGCCTTTCTAAAGCAGCCGACCCAACATCACACACAGTGAGGCGGTAAATTATACCAATCAACCGCCCTTGATTACTCTTTTAATCTCCCCTACGTTtcctaggaacacaagcatttcgctacacccgtaataacatctgctaaatatgtgtatgtgaccaataacattggaTTTTATGTTGATTTGCATACCTGGTGTGTCCATGATGTTGAAGAGGAAGGATTTGCCTCTGGAGTCTGGAAGAACCATTGTGACAGGGGTGCTCTTGATACCAACTCCTCGCTGTGGAGGCACCAAATAGGAGTCAGCACAATGCACTTATATGGGAGATAAACAATTCTGCAAGAACTTGTCATAGCTCTGAATACAATAAAAACGTACCTCCTGCTCAGTGAACAGGATATCTGTGTAACGGAGCTGAAATACCAAGGAAAAATGCAGTGAATTAATGGCAGATTTACAGTATACACAGAGCATTTcagattcaaatcaaatgttatttgtcacacacacatgtttagcagatgttattgcgggtgtagcgaaatgcttgtgcttctagttccgacagtgaaGCAATATCTaaaaagtaatatctaacaatttcacaacaaatacctaatacacacaaatctaagtaaaggaatggaattaagaatatataaatatatggatgggcAATGTCAGAGCGACAGACAGATTCAGTAGATagcatagaatacagtatatacatatgagatgagtaatgcaagatatgtaaacattattaaagtgacattatttaaagtggccaatgatttcaagtctctGTATGTAGGCTGCAGCCTCTCTGATTATAGCATTTCTCCAAATTAGGATGAAAGGTGAGCAGCAAGTTTGGGGCAGTTTAGTCAAGCTGAGGCGTAAACTCACATCCATGTCATCTCTCTTCCTGATCTCTGGGTGTGTCTGTTCAATCAGGCAGTCCACGAAACACGTCTACAGACAATAAAACAAATCCATTAAAATCACAATAATGCCAACAGTCTAGTTACTAACATCCATGATTTAGCCAGGTCTGGCTCTAAAGCAGGTCAATTGCTGAGTTTTTAACCTTGCCGTGGTGCAGGTGGCCACACAGGGTGACGTTACGGATCAGCTCGGGACTGTCCATTAGGTCAGCCAGGAACCtgcagaagaggagaggtaggggttAAACATGGACCTTTGGTGagtatagacagagacagacagacgcaggtCTAGTTTACAACAGTCAAACTGGTGAACGGTCAATGACTTACTCCATGTCATAAACAGTGGAAGGTAGCTCCTGTTCCATCAGAGTGAACTGCTTGTTTCTTACAGGCTTGATGATGGGTTctgatggggatggagagaaaaTGGGAATAAGTTTAATACTATCATATCTGAATTAATGCATATATGTGCTTGTGTATAAGtgcaactgtgtttgtgtgtgtggtgtctgacCTGTGAGGGGCTGTGCGTCCTCTTCCTGGACTAAAGTTTCCACCTCCGGCCCGTACACTTCCTCTGCTGTAGGATAGTATTTCTTATCCTCGTGCAGAACTACCTCCATTCCTGGGACATCTTCATCAGCATCAGCCGGctcatcatcctcatcctcatcagcCTTCACAAAGCAGAAAGGGACACAAGCATGTCATGAAAtgaccagacattataaacaacCCTACCCTACTTAATTTTTGTTAGAATGCGTTGTAATGTGAATTAACGTCTATGCTCTCTGTTGATTTCAGTAAACAAACCTCATCCGCATCTCTGTCGTCTGTCTCCAGATCATCATCCTCGTCAGAGTCTAGTTCTGGACCAATGTAGTTCCCAAACTCGTCATACAGATCCGTCTCCATTGTGAAAGGGACTGGGTAAGAGGAAAACATAATGGATTAGCATTAAAACTGCATCACGCACATGATTTAGCCTTCTGCAAAGTGTACCTTCTACAAACCAATGAATGTTGTCTACTTTAACTCTGCAATTAGTTAGCTGTGTTACTGGTTCAGATGTTCATGTATAACGTTTCAGATGCACACACACGCTAGATACTACATGCATTGGCGAGTAAGTTGAGAAAATCATGAAAAGAAACACATCAAACTCACACCTCAAAGACAATGGTTCACTTTAAAAAGGCCTGAAATGTGCAACTTTGTAATACAGATATTTAGTAGCTACAGTAATCTCTTAGCTATGTTTTTGGTGGAatcgctagctagttagcagataGCAGTTATATAGGGAATGAATGGCATCCCTAACCAACGGACAGGCTGTGTTGCGGTTGATGATGTTTCGATTTTCTACAATAAAGTAGCAAGCTTGTTCTGGAGAATATATCAGCACAAAAACACATAACGTTACCTTGATGTGCAAAAAGAGCGGTAGTTTCAAATTTGTATCACTATTTTCCTAATTATTTGAACTATTCACAATGTTTTCTCTTCTGTTTCCAAACCATGCACATGTAGGACCCCTCAATGGAAACGGACGTCGAGCGTAGGTGATGCACAAATGTAGACTATCTTCATATTGCCTGATtgtatattttattaaagtacaaTGCATTAAAAATAATGATATTCAAATAATATATCTATGGTTATTTGTTTTATGAAATGTATATAACATGTACAGTCCACAGATATTGTATTTGCTAATATATTTGGAAGAAAATGTTCATGCGCGCGAAGTCTCTTGCCTGGGCTATATTTTTTTGTACAGGCGCATATTTTACATGAACGACAAGCGCGATAACTCAGGATAGATATTTGGTACTGAAAGTCAATATTTGTGTTAGATGGATTTGTAGGTTTGTTATAAAGGCCTAGTGCACTCAAAATGTTGTTTTCTGtattttgtatcatattgtacaaccgCTAATGAAACTAACATTGTAAAAACTATTTTAGCAGTACAAAAGATTTGATCAGCAGCTACTAGTTTCCAAACAATTTGAGACAGATTATCATGCACATATTTTAAAATCTGCTGTTAAATTCACATGTACCGAATgataaatacaagttaaatgggtttccatcgcattttcaactttactgatggttttgtcacaaaaactgtttcTTTATATAGCAAATATGTCCACTATGGTCTTGGTACAagcactctagccaacagcttgcagatacagtgaaggtaggctacctacattatgagattattattatAAGAGtgatattatttgtatttgtaaaACGGCAGCCCatcatcgatcatcatgtcacaagaataagacccttgatatttattgTAAAGAAGCATAAAGCTCATCATCACCTTGCacgttcaccaccctgtgaagttaatCATAACTTATtctaggcaagtcaattattCTTattcttaactaggcaagtcaattaagaacaaattcctatttacaatgacggcctaccccggccaaacctagactgacgctgagccaattgtgtgccgGCCTATGTGACTCCCAGACTGTTGTGATTCAGCCTGAAAttgaaccagggcctgtagtgatgcctttagcacagagatgctgtgccttagaccgctgcgccactcgggagctcaatctctagcctaataaactgcaagctttcctgagtcgtagtgggaggaccacacaacatatcctcgcgtgactccaagttgaCTTCGatttgatggttattatatcaatatttgtacataaaggcatttccaccgccatttccCGCATAAATCATTTTACCGACACAGAAAGTTCCCACCATGTCGAAATAAAAAAATTGtctgtcagcatttataaaattgtaccagCATttcatgtgtccattaggccggTCGTGAGTTTTTCATACATCAAGTAATTAATCCGcatgaaatggttggatggaaacatGGTGAATGTTATGCTTCTTCCtaatagttgctggttgaaaatacaatctacacaggaccaTCTAATCAGAAGGTTTTTTCACATGGGTGGAGTTTCAGCTTCACTGGTGACATTCCCAGGCAGTAaataagttaatagaccaatgacaaagagagttccaaacttgtctgccaataacagctagttttcagttttgcCTGCCCCACTAAGACCACTCCGGGACATTCTTAGCAAAATTAATGCTTGAGAAATAGGTTTTGGCTATAAAGCTATTTtcgtttctttttgaccattttactgGAAAATAATTACTGTAAGGGTTTTCATTTTTACTCAAATGATTTGACGTTgatataaaaatggctgcattgggcctttaaggtGGAAACGACAGTCATATATTTGCCAAATGAAGATGTATTGCAACCATTATCACGATATATAAGTTGTTAAACTAGCTTTCTCTAATAGCCTGCTCTTTGTAAACAGTTTAAGTGGTTACAGTCATTATGTGAAACAATAACATTGGACTGTTCTTGTTCTCAAATTCTGTATAACGTCATAGATATCTTTTAGATAGGCTTGTGTCATAGATATATTCTAGATAGGCTAGGCCTGCTTATAATACAACCAATGGATAAATCCTCAGGGGCTCAAGCGATGTTGGCACAAttataattttttgttgttgtggaaaTTGACAATTGTTCATTGATGGTTGCATAGTTCTGGGGTGTCAGATGACTGGCATGAGGAACAAATCTGCCTCTGTAATTCAGTAGGCCTTGTAATATGTCGAACCAAAAGTATGCATTTATCAGCGATTACACAGAATAAATTCATAATCTCTTTGGTGTCATGGTGAACTATTTTTCACCCACTTTGGAGACATTATATATACCTTTCCTTTATCACATTGGTTTTGGCCTATTTCACAGCTAATTATCCTCCGTGGTCTAATGTTTTGAGAGGGAGGGGTGTGGCATAGGCATGTGTGCGAAACGCATCTAAATGGAGTGCAAGCCTATTGTGCTGCTGCCTTAAGAAACACTGTTTCCAGTGGCACTTATGTGTAGAGAATAACATAGTGGGGTGCAAATACAGTGTGTTAGGATAGGACATTAAAGTACAGACTCAGAAGTTAAGTTCATGGCTTTATATTCCTGCTGGTGGTAGAACAAGTACATGGTACATATTAAAAACAGACATGTATACAcaaataataaatgttttaaaatgacaaTATTTAGTTATGCCATTTGGTACAAACTTTAAAACTGGTCTCCAGTTGCAATCTTTAGGTCTGCCAGTAGATGGCGATGTTGTCACATTACATTTTCCCTGATCAACCATAAATTCTCTATTTCACAAAGAGCACTGTTAACAAGTAAACACCATTCATTATTGATAATATAAGATAATAATTACACTGGAATAGCCACCCATTCATTTAGCATCGACAATGCCATTGTGTGGACTGGAGAGGGCTAGAGTCAGAGAACGGGCCACTAACTAACATGATCTGCTGCCCTACTGACCTAGTTTGACTGTTAATAAACCAATAAAGCTCAGTGTCAAAGGAATATAGGTAATACATCAGTCCTAAATGTATCACTGCAGAACCCCCTATTCAGTCAATGATGTGTTTGTTCCTCTTCCCTCTCAATCCAGCGTAGAAGGATCAATCCCTGTAAAAGCTTGGTTGACTCAATACTGGCCTGATTGGTAGGGCATCAACTAAGGCATAGGTCTCTGTAATGATTAACAGAGTTGATGCTTTTATTGGGTTGCTATCTTTCATTGACCTTAAGCCTAGAGTATGATGAGCTGGACTGAAAGACTACAGTATCTCTACAGTATCTCTAGCTCTATGGCTGAGTCAGAGTAAGACAGATGGACTGAGCGGAAGTGTGACACGGTCTGTCGCAGGCAATATATCAAAGGCCTGTTCAATTGGCATGCTCTATTCTTGAGTGTAGAGTGTTTTTTCATtgatgtgtgtcagtatgtgGTTTTGTGGGTATTTGATCTGGGAATGTGatttgtgtatgagtgtgtatgtgcgtgtgtctctGAGTATTTGTTCATGGGTGTGTGTGAACAGGTGGTGTACCCCCCCGCCCCCCTAGCGTCATTATTTCTCCTCTGCGTGCTTCCTGAGTCGCTCCACCACATCATCCCCACTGGCCCATGGCACAGTGACAGCCTTGAACTCCCCCGGCCTGGCCTCGTGGATCTCAGTGATCAGCCGGTGCATGGGGTAGTCCCGCCGGGCGAACGCCGTGTCCCGGGGGCCCAGGATCAGTGACGGGCAGAAGTCGTTGGCCCCATCGCCCACGTAAAATACCCTCTGGAACGGCCGCCCACGCTCCTGCGTCCGCCTCATCACATAGTCCCTCAAGATCACCTGCTTGCACATGTTCTCCGGGCAGCGCAGGCAGCTGTGAGAGTGGAAGGGGCGCAGCACCAGCCGGCCATCCTTGTCGAAGGTGGCAGGGTTGGTGAAGATCTTGACGAAGAGCTGGCGGGCCCCAACGCGGCGGAGCCAGGACTCGATGAAGAAGGTGTTGGCATCAGACACCAGAACCACCTCAAAGTCCTGCGGGGGGCGGTGGCGGAGGAACTGGAACAGGGCCAGCATGCCAGGAGAGGCGGGGATCTTCTCGATGACAGAGCGGATGGCGCTCTCGGGCACGCCCTTCTCTGCCATGTAGGCTAGCACGCGCTGCATGTACTCGTTGTAGTGGCCCGGCCGGTATGTGTCCTTCAGCCAGGCGGGGAGGTTCTGCCCTGGGGCCGCCTGCACCACCACATCATCACTGCTCTCATTCACAATGGTCTCGTCAAAGTCGAAGATGATGAGGAAGCGCCTGTCAGAGGGGGGTGTTGCTGAGTTGGCGGCCATGTTGTTTGCAGAGCGTCTGGAACGTGGGGGGGTAACGTCCTCGCCTGGGGGAGAGCCAAAGCAGTTCATGATTGGCTTTGCCACAACCTCTTACTGAGATGAGTGGCACCAAAATCCCGCTCTTTTGCACCTTTTGGTCTCTCGTTCACGAGGCAGGTCGGAAAACACAAGGTAGGGGTTCTGGGAAGAATGTGTCTAataggacagggaggaggaggatggaagcaGAGTAAAAAGTAAAGATTGAAGAGGAAAAGACAAacaaaatacaaacatttagaGAATTTATTTTTTCAATGGACCTGAAATAGAAAGATTATAAGTGGTATGAGAAAGAATAATTTTGCCAATATCAGCGTGGGTTGCATTTCTGCTTGGTAGCCACAACAACATTGATGTTTTAGTATACATTTCTACCCCTGAAACCACATTAAGTCAGAGCAAGTCACAAGTCTTCAAGTCCGAGTCCTTTATAGTCACGAGTCGTGTCACAAGTCACTTGCAGTGCTAAGCTGCCACGCAACCATTTTTATAGGTACTAAATGCAGTTACATTGTTGCACATTGTAAGGATATCTAGATCATTTAGCTCTCTAACATTTGCTGTTGTAGCTAGTATGTTAAATTACGCAACAAAGAGATATTTTCAAAGGCCCTACTGATCGTGTCGAGTCATATCTGGTCCTGGACTATAGTACTACAATACAGTTTTTTTTACCATTTGAAAACGTCAAAATGTAAAGTCTCATTATTATGTAAGTGGTACAGCTGTGATGTCCTGCACCTGTGAAGCTGCAGAACATAGAAACGTAATAAGACCAAGCAATACAAATAATGAGTCAACAGCATGCAAAGTAAACTGATATCTTAAATcaagacatgttttttttttacgccAGCCTACACGTCATGCGATGCTCTGTTTGAAGCTGCAAGGAATCAGTGAGAAGAACGGAACATACTGTACTGACCTTCAATGTTCCGTGCTGTCAACAGAGGGTTCCTAGAACACTATCAACCAATGCATGGGATCTGTAAAGTGAGGAGGATAATTAAGGAACAGGAAAACCCTGTAAATAACCCCAAGAGAGACGGACACTGTTCAATGTTGTAATTCTCTACAATGCCAGAAAATGTAGCGCGCTCTGCAGCTCTTGCTGTAGGCGAATAATGTCATGTAACCATCTTCATACAATATTAGGCTACATACAAATGTATGCAATGAATATAGTACAGTAGCGCATTATATTATGCCATTTCACAGGAATTTCAATTACTTAACCTATAAGAAAGTGTTCCAAAAACCGAGTAGACTGATGAACATCTAATAGATACATTAGCCTTTATGCAAATGTATTTCTAATCCACGAGTGAACGCGCTGTATTTACGCACTGCAAAACGTCCCGACGGCTAGTTTACTAAATAATTCATCTTATTTGCGGAGCAAAGGACAATAGCAAAAAATTTACCAGTAAGAATGTATGTCCACAAACATGTCCCGACGGCACGGTTGTCCCTCGCAGTATCTCTAAAGGTGCCTATGTTCTTGAATTGGTCACCGGCATGCTGTACTTTGTCCAGTCTCGAACTTGACCATCACTTGGTTATATATAGGTTTGAT contains:
- the LOC110538152 gene encoding probable phosphatase phospho1 isoform X2, with the protein product MAANSATPPSDRRFLIIFDFDETIVNESSDDVVVQAAPGQNLPAWLKDTYRPGHYNEYMQRVLAYMAEKGVPESAIRSVIEKIPASPGMLALFQFLRHRPPQDFEVVLVSDANTFFIESWLRRVGARQLFVKIFTNPATFDKDGRLVLRPFHSHSCLRCPENMCKQVILRDYVMRRTQERGRPFQRVFYVGDGANDFCPSLILGPRDTAFARRDYPMHRLITEIHEARPGEFKAVTVPWASGDDVVERLRKHAEEK
- the LOC110538152 gene encoding probable phosphatase phospho1 isoform X1, producing MNCFGSPPGEDVTPPRSRRSANNMAANSATPPSDRRFLIIFDFDETIVNESSDDVVVQAAPGQNLPAWLKDTYRPGHYNEYMQRVLAYMAEKGVPESAIRSVIEKIPASPGMLALFQFLRHRPPQDFEVVLVSDANTFFIESWLRRVGARQLFVKIFTNPATFDKDGRLVLRPFHSHSCLRCPENMCKQVILRDYVMRRTQERGRPFQRVFYVGDGANDFCPSLILGPRDTAFARRDYPMHRLITEIHEARPGEFKAVTVPWASGDDVVERLRKHAEEK